TCTATACTTCACTACTCTATATAAACTTTGCCATTTATAATCTCAACTCCTTTAACCCTATTAGTTTAACCAATAAACAGAATACATTTCTGCTTAAAATGTTATCCAGATGTATACACAAGTCTCAATGCACATTAAACCCATTTGTTTATTTTGTCATAAAAGGTCTGAATTTCACAGAGCATATTGGTTTGTGAATTTGTAGTCTAATTAAGTTCTTAATGTGAGCTGTGTGCCCCTGTGTCCTTCATTATTTTACTTATTAACTCCCCCTCACATGGCCTCCCCTCTTCTTGTCATAAATCTCActtaatattctctctctctctctctctctctctctctctctagaaacaaAGAACAAGCATGCTGGATTGCTACAGTAAATCGCCATAATCGCCATGGTCAAACTCCATTTATGCCTTTCGATTCTTGTGTTGTTTCTAGTTAATCGATCATTTGGGTTAACTACAGATGGGGTTTTGTTGCTTTCTTTCAAATACTCTGTTTTGAATGATCCTTTAGGGGTTTTAGACACCTGGAATTACTCCGATGAGTCGCCATGTTCATGGAAAGGTGTCCGCTGTGGGAATGTCGGCGATTCCTCCGCTGACCACCGTGTCACCGGGTTGTCGCTTCCTAATTCGAAACTTACTGCTTCAATTCCCGCCAATCTCGGATTGATTCAGTACTTGAGAAACCTTGATTTGTCGAATAATTCGATCAATGGGTCTATTCCTTTGTCGTTGTATAATGCTTCGGAGCTTACGTTTCTTGATTTTTCGAATAATTTGATCTCCGGTGAGCTTCGGGAGTTTGTTAGAGGGTGGATGGGGTTGCAGTTTCTGAACGGTTCGGGGAATTCGTTGACGGGGGAGTTGCCGGAGAGTCTCGGTGGTCTTCGGAACTTGACGGTGGTTTCATTGAAGAATAATTATCTTCATGGGAAGATTCCGAATGGGTTTGATTCGTTGAAATTTCTAGATCTGTCTGCGAATTTCATCAATGGGTCATTACCTAAAGATTTTGGGAGTGGTGATCTTGTTTACTTTAACGTTTCTCACAACAATATCTCCGGAGAGATTCCACCGGAATTCGCGAACAAAATTCCGACGAATGCAACCGTTGATTTGTCGTTCAACAATCTTACTGGATCAATTCCGGAATCCAGTGTTTTCTTCAATCAAAACGAAAGATCCTTCGCCGGAAATTCACAGCTTTGTGGGAAGCCATTAGACAATTTATGTTTAATCCCTTCCTCCGCTTCCACACTACCCAACATCTCCTCACCAACATCACCTCCGGCGATAGCCGCCATACCCAAAACCGCAGACTCATCTCGTTCAAGCAATTCATCAAACAACTCAAATGCATCTTCAAGAACCGGTTTCAAAACCAGCACAATCGTCGGAATCGTTGTCGGAGACATCGCCGGGATAGCTATATTAGCCGCGATTTTCATCTACATATTGAAAAAACGCAAAAGGGTAGCATCAGAGAGCAATAAAAAGCACGGCAACGTCGGCAACAAAGAATACGACTGGGCGTCGTCGTCGGAAGATCAAGAACACAAATGGTTACGTTCATGGCCATGCTTAACGAAGACAAGAGTCACAGAAGACGAAGAATCATCAAACGAAAGTTCAACCTCCGAAAGCGAGGACAACGAAGTGTCACCGGCGACAGCCCAGAAAAGCAAACACGACAATTCAGTTAGGAAAGAAGTCGAGACTAAAGGCGAGCTAGTGACGGTTGACGGCGGCGATAAGGAGTTAGAGCTTGAGACACTGTTGAAGGCGTCGGCGTATATACTCGGCGCCTCCGGGTCGAGTATTATATACAAGGCGGTGCTGGAGGACGGGACGGCGTTGGCCGTTCGCCGGATCGGCGAAAGCGGTTTGGAGCGGTTCAGGGATTTCGAAAACCAGGTCCGGGTCATTGCCAAATTGGTTCACCCGAATTTGGTTCGGATCCGTGGGTTTTATTGGGGTTCGGATGAAAAGCTTGTGATCTACGACTACGTTCCTCATGGTAGCTTAGCAAATGCACGTTATCGTAAgtcttctaattttttttaatcttttgtagtttataaattttttaattaaaattctataaaaaaaataataataaaagttagaCTTTAGGGCTTAAGAGACTGGGTCTAATTCTTTAGTCAGAGCTGACTGATTTATACACTTTGATATACTTTGATATGCGTTTGATATGTTCTGGATTTGTTATTCAATCAAATTGATTTAATTAACAATTATCAAatgtttaattatataaaaatataatattaaaaataatattttgaacATTTTTTATGTAAACTATAATGTATTTTATGTGGATAAGCATGAAATGTTATTTGTATAAAAGATATAACATTTTAATCActttttcaaaatataaaacatagtATAAGAATAAGTTTAGATTGTAAAGAAAAAAATTAGGTACTATAGAAATTGGTAACAATTTATGCAATTAATCCATGTTATAAAATTgttatatttttttgccaaaagtTTATTAGTGGAATTCTTAAGAATGAGGTTGGTATTTCTAAATATCTTTTtaattaacattttataaagttcatgtaactataaaaaaaaatagtattaCTTGTTATTTTTCTTTTTGGTGCAAGTGTAGGAATATATAAAATTAGTCTTATGACGTGCATGTTAGCATCCAAGAACATGCACATTAGCATATAGCCATATATGCTTTTGGCAAAAGGGGAAAAGTAGACAGTTGGATCCGAGGTTAGATTTTGTTAAGATATTGATTAAAGAGTGTATTATATGCTAAAAGTAATGTCTTTTATGCTTTCTATTATTTGACATTACTTTTGACAAATTTCACAAAAATATGGGATAATATtcacttaaaataaaataatattatatgaTGTTTATTAGGTTATCTAACTTAATGATACTTGATCGTTTGTGGACTATATTGTAGtgtacataataataataataataataataataatagtaataataataataataataataataatattttgaaaTAATTTGTTTTCGATAGCTACTATGCCTAACCACAATTTCTACTAGCATTTAATAAAAACTAATGCATTTTTTAGAATGATGAGATCAACATgtacatgcaaatgtacatgcgTAGGCTAGCAATTAGATATTGTGGTTGACTAAGGTGAGCTGACGGTGGATGGTGGAGTAGTTGTAACAGACGCCTTTGTTATATAAATGCACCGAGTGGTACACAACAAGTCAACTGTCACGTAGCGCTTAACTCTTACCCCATGGCGTATTGTAGCAATTGACGTGTCCAAAAGATCTTTATATAGAGTATCAAAATTGCACTTCAAAGTGGTCACTATATTGAAAATGACACATCTCCCCCTTGTCTTTTATCTATTTAAATGTAAACCTTTTCATAATTACCACTTCACCATTATGCAGGAAAAGTTGGATCTTCACCTTGTCCTTTACCTTGGGATGTGAGGCTCAAGATAGCGAAAGGCACAGCTCGTGGGCTAATGTATATCCATGACAAAAAACAAGTACACGGGAATCTCAAACCGAGTAACATTTTGTTAGGCTCGGATATGGAGCCTAAAATTGGAGATTTTGGGCTTGAAAGGCTAGTGGTAGGCGAAAACAGTTGCAAGGTTGGAAGCTCATCTCGGAATTTTGGTAGCAAACGGTCTACCGCATCCCGAGACAGCTTCCAGGATGTAACTGTTGGGTCAAACCCTAGCCCAAGCCCTAGTGCAATAGGGTGCATATCACCCTATTATGCCCCTGAATCACTAAGAAGTCTGAAACCTACTACTAAGTGGGACGTGTTCTCATATGGTGTGGTGTTGCTAGAACTACTGACGGGTAAGGTCATTGCTTCTGACGAATTTGGGCCCGCTAGTATGACGTGGAGTTCCACATTAACCGATGAAGAGAAAATTAAGGTGTTAAGAATGGTTGATGTGGCTATTCGTGGTGACATGGAAGGGAAAGAGGAGTCTTTGTTGGCAATCTTGAGATTAGGTTATAACTGTATATCTCCAATACCACAGAAAAGACCGCACATGAAAGACGTCCTTCATGCACTTGACAAGTTTCCTTCGGTTTCTTCGTATTATTTCGGTCATATATAAATTATTagggagaaataaaaaaaatgtaattttctaGAGAGAGATGTGTATTTATGATGAAAGTGAAAGGTAGGTGTTTGTACGTTTATTTAAAGATAGTGTTGATTGCAAATTTGCAATGTGTTTAGAAGTAGGATTTCTTGTCTCTCATTTGTTATTAATTTAACACCAAGTTTCACCAATTTTCTCATTTGGGTCCCACTAAATTTTTTAATGTGAAAAGACAAGTACAATTAGTTTTGTaagaaaaaactcaaaaaaaattattttaaaaaaattgatattGTCTTCCATTTAGATTCATGTTCAAACATTGTTATAAAATTAACAACATGGATGtttcttttaacttttttttatttggaatgattttttaaaatttattttgttgCACATTTCATCCTTACCAAAatataaaaagatttttttttatgtttttgattttttaaatatttttattatttacacTTTAAAGTAAATAAGGTGTGATCTATCCCTAGGGATGAGCATAGACGAGTACCGGCCTCATTTAACGAGAACCGTAACCAGCGGTTCCTATAAAGTTAGAACCGGAATCGCTATAGGCGGTTCTTAAATTTTTGGAACCAGTCCCGGAACCGGCGATTTCGGTTCCGGGAGCAGGTAACTCGGTTAAATTAACTTTGTTAACTTTTTTCGATAAAACCGCAACTTAGTTCGATCCAAATCGAATCAATTCAGACCAAAGAGGGACAAAATCAGACCAATATATTCTAAACCGGTCtaagtaacacacacacacacacacacacacacacacacacacacacatatatatatatatatatatatatatatatatatatatatatatatatagggttatgttattttgtttccactatctattgtgtgcatgtatgattgattctggaccaatcattttagttattttaagaaaataattaatgtatattagatataatggatattaattacatcttcaacatttaatatgcattaattactttcttaaaataactaaaatgattggtccagaatcaatcatacatgcacacaatagatactgaaaacatttgaacctaactctctctctctctctctctatatatatatatatatatatatatatatatatatatatatatatatatatatatatatatatatatatatatatatatatatatatatatatatatatatatatatatatatatatataaaccggttTCGGCTGGTACCCAGCGGGCAGTGGTTCCGAAAAAATGAGAATTGAAACTGGAACCGCTTAAGGTGGTTCCATAACTTTACGAACCAGAACCGGAACCGTTTAAGGCAGTTCCAGTTCCAAAACCGGCAGTTccgaggcggttccggttccaaaaacaggtacccggttccgatgctcatccctacCTATCCCTGCGTTCCCTAACTCTTTCCCCCGTCTCCCCAATCGTATTTCTTTTTGTTCTTAGGTCGAACCCTAAACCATCTAATCACCATCATCGGTGATAATTTATCCTAAAATTAATGTTATTGATTTCTACGTTTACGTGATTATTTGATAGATGGTAATCAAGATTATATTAGTTtgccgtttaaaaaaaattatatatatatatatatatatatatatatatatatatatatatatatatatatatatatatatatatatatatatatatatatatatatatatatatactctttaaatttttatttaaatagcaAGTCAATGTAGTTGGCATTTTATGAAAACAAACCTAAACAAAACCAAGACCAAGGGACTATTGGAGTATTGGGAGCACCAAAAGTTGGTAATcctacaaataataataaaaatactcTTTTAAACTGATTCTATTAAATCTCTATGTATGCAAGGAAAGTAAAAACTTTATTTTTACCAACTACAATTTccatatataatagtaataaaaaaaaatgagcaTTAACTGTAACATGAAATTTACCATACAAGAATCATTTGTGGGCCATTTGAAATTAACATAAAAGGGACAATATTCATCAATGTCAACCTAACACATATCTTAAAATAAATTCATTTTAAATGTTCACATTCTATTTTCAAATTCAAAAGTAATATTTctgttctttcattttttttatctattaaagATCTCTCTATCTAATAACATTTCAATATCTTTTTTATCCTTTTGAATTTATATAATGGGATATTTGTTATTATGACTAATTTACGTGGTTTATTGAAAGTGACCCCTTTAAATGGCTTAGTTGAAATGTATGTTATTAGGCCAATACACATGGCCCATTAAGGAGTTAATAACATCCGGTGATCTCATGCCATGAAAAAAAAAGTATCAATTGAATAAACGATCACAAAGAACAGAAAACATAATTCCAATATTGACAttttaatataaaattgaatCCTCTTAAATTAGAAAAAAAGAGATATTTATGGGAGAACATAAACTTAAACTTAACACGTGAATCGATCAGAACAAGATTTTAATCGATTATTTTATGAAAGataatttaaaaagaaaagaaaaaatagcGAATTTGTATACATGGAAAATGTCGTTTGAGTAGGGTTATTCAATATTTGGGTAAAGCCGACAATTTGGATCCAACTATTTgattcgaatatttggattccAATGTTGGTTTTCAACGAAAATGAATTATTTATTTTGGATTGCAGATtcgttttggtttataaaataaaaattaaatagtcTGAAAAAAACGGAgtaacattttattattttgtcatttttaatatatatccttaataatttatatatttataaaattattttttaatagaTTAAAATTGTTCATCTATTATaatactttaatatatatatttcttatCAAAAGTTTTTGGTCCATAAAATAGTAAGCTATATTATATTCTTCATGGTGGTTGTTTACAAATTTCATTCACGAATAATTAAACAATTTTCTATAGTcttgtaacgcctgcagatccgggttagtcaatttagaagcaataggggtcgaaaacgacttttcgacaaaaagattatttagaataaataatcttaaccaagttgtagaatatgtcacagggtttctgtacatataaagaacaccgaaatccgagttataacgaagaagttatgacccgtcgaagtttcgcgtcggaaccggcacggcgccgggaagcgtaaatagtaaatttatgatagagcgagatttagatttagcgctctaaacgaaagtcatagaatatgttaaactaagaacttcgataaaaagaacgcccaaatctgacttcatatgaagaagttacgatttttcgaagtatcggattagcagtgtacagtccga
The genomic region above belongs to Lactuca sativa cultivar Salinas chromosome 4, Lsat_Salinas_v11, whole genome shotgun sequence and contains:
- the LOC111913027 gene encoding probable LRR receptor-like serine/threonine-protein kinase At4g37250 codes for the protein MVKLHLCLSILVLFLVNRSFGLTTDGVLLLSFKYSVLNDPLGVLDTWNYSDESPCSWKGVRCGNVGDSSADHRVTGLSLPNSKLTASIPANLGLIQYLRNLDLSNNSINGSIPLSLYNASELTFLDFSNNLISGELREFVRGWMGLQFLNGSGNSLTGELPESLGGLRNLTVVSLKNNYLHGKIPNGFDSLKFLDLSANFINGSLPKDFGSGDLVYFNVSHNNISGEIPPEFANKIPTNATVDLSFNNLTGSIPESSVFFNQNERSFAGNSQLCGKPLDNLCLIPSSASTLPNISSPTSPPAIAAIPKTADSSRSSNSSNNSNASSRTGFKTSTIVGIVVGDIAGIAILAAIFIYILKKRKRVASESNKKHGNVGNKEYDWASSSEDQEHKWLRSWPCLTKTRVTEDEESSNESSTSESEDNEVSPATAQKSKHDNSVRKEVETKGELVTVDGGDKELELETLLKASAYILGASGSSIIYKAVLEDGTALAVRRIGESGLERFRDFENQVRVIAKLVHPNLVRIRGFYWGSDEKLVIYDYVPHGSLANARYRKVGSSPCPLPWDVRLKIAKGTARGLMYIHDKKQVHGNLKPSNILLGSDMEPKIGDFGLERLVVGENSCKVGSSSRNFGSKRSTASRDSFQDVTVGSNPSPSPSAIGCISPYYAPESLRSLKPTTKWDVFSYGVVLLELLTGKVIASDEFGPASMTWSSTLTDEEKIKVLRMVDVAIRGDMEGKEESLLAILRLGYNCISPIPQKRPHMKDVLHALDKFPSVSSYYFGHI